A single region of the Saprospiraceae bacterium genome encodes:
- a CDS encoding methyltransferase domain-containing protein, translating to MNNNKLIPAVDWNAYAQKYDMLLAYNPYYQEAFQKILATLKEWNIEKGGLVADLGAGTGNYSVEMARLFPHARIMHIDNNKTMNARAAKKAVGIPNFEIMHCDIQQVDLAPQSLQGLLCINSLYTFPAPQEALQKMNKWLAPGAKAVFLDPGRIMNITAWKLAISKYLLGTYGLKKTLRIFKESQVVGKQNAYIRAMQKNGSYWTHSHEDFCEAIREAGFQIETASTCFRGECDLVLARKA from the coding sequence ATGAATAATAACAAACTAATTCCTGCCGTGGACTGGAATGCCTACGCGCAAAAATATGATATGCTATTGGCCTATAATCCCTATTACCAGGAGGCTTTTCAAAAGATACTTGCGACGCTGAAGGAGTGGAATATAGAAAAAGGAGGGCTTGTCGCCGACTTAGGTGCCGGAACGGGTAACTATTCGGTAGAAATGGCTCGTTTGTTTCCCCATGCTCGCATTATGCATATCGACAACAATAAGACGATGAATGCACGAGCGGCCAAAAAAGCCGTTGGAATACCCAACTTTGAAATCATGCATTGTGATATCCAACAGGTTGACCTGGCACCCCAATCGCTACAAGGCTTGCTCTGTATCAATTCGCTGTACACTTTTCCAGCGCCCCAGGAGGCCCTTCAAAAAATGAACAAATGGTTGGCCCCCGGGGCCAAGGCTGTTTTTCTTGACCCAGGCAGAATCATGAATATTACCGCTTGGAAACTAGCTATTTCTAAATACCTGCTTGGCACCTATGGATTAAAAAAAACCTTGCGCATTTTTAAAGAATCGCAGGTCGTGGGAAAACAGAACGCCTACATCAGAGCTATGCAAAAAAACGGCAGCTATTGGACGCATTCACATGAAGATTTTTGTGAAGCCATTCGCGAAGCCGGTTTTCAAATTGAAACAGCTTCTACTTGTTTTCGAGGAGAATGCGATTTGGTTTTGGCCAGGAAGGCCTGA
- a CDS encoding amino acid racemase has product MSYISFPTFDTHPLKAIQQRINAQRMPSNKTIGILGGLGPQSTSLFYDTITRYCLERNLPAFPRLLINSVNTWEVTALLKKKDLEALYFFLKKEISLIAGQVDSLVMVCNSVHAVLDPLREAFDIPILSIHEEVCKEIALSPTKKVGILGTKTTIDNQFYQKELAAYGIPYVLQPERQLIEFDTCIFDEMLHGKGLGTMRKLILDGIEYMRERGCDGVILACTELPLFVTQTDTDMPLFLSTQILAQAVMEEYFTAF; this is encoded by the coding sequence ATGTCTTATATCAGTTTCCCCACCTTCGATACCCATCCCCTCAAGGCTATTCAACAAAGGATTAATGCTCAGCGGATGCCCTCCAATAAAACAATTGGCATTTTAGGCGGTTTAGGGCCACAATCCACCAGTTTGTTTTATGATACCATTACCCGTTATTGTCTGGAAAGAAATTTGCCTGCCTTCCCAAGGTTACTCATCAACAGCGTCAACACCTGGGAAGTAACGGCGCTACTAAAAAAGAAAGACCTGGAAGCCCTTTATTTCTTTTTAAAAAAAGAAATAAGCTTGATAGCTGGTCAAGTCGATTCACTGGTAATGGTTTGTAATTCGGTGCATGCGGTCCTTGATCCCCTTAGGGAAGCGTTTGATATTCCGATCCTGAGTATTCACGAGGAAGTTTGTAAGGAAATTGCGCTTTCTCCAACTAAAAAAGTGGGGATCTTAGGGACCAAGACAACCATTGATAATCAGTTTTATCAGAAAGAATTAGCGGCTTATGGTATTCCCTATGTTCTACAACCTGAGCGGCAACTTATTGAATTTGACACCTGTATTTTTGACGAAATGTTGCATGGCAAAGGTCTGGGGACCATGCGAAAACTCATTTTGGATGGGATCGAATACATGAGGGAAAGAGGCTGTGATGGCGTTATTCTTGCTTGTACTGAACTTCCTCTATTTGTTACCCAGACCGATACGGATATGCCCTTGTTTTTATCTACGCAGATACTGGCACAAGCGGTCATGGAGGAATATTTCACTGCTTTTTAA